A single genomic interval of Pyrus communis chromosome 7, drPyrComm1.1, whole genome shotgun sequence harbors:
- the LOC137740559 gene encoding uncharacterized protein — translation MRDDESLSSYLIRLNELINQMKTFGGSLSNERLVQKVLISLSKPYDPICLVIENTKCMETVELQEGKPKCYNCEKFGHWARKCTAGKPMQKANNANQVEVTGNLFFANSTISGSVVNGEWYIYSGYINHMTGNEKLLVDIRTNVIGKVQMPTGELMNVVGMGTLVIDTSKGRKYIKEVMYLLRLKENLLSVG, via the exons ATGCGAGATGATGAATCTCTATCTAGTTATCTTATAAGGCTGAATGAATTGATTAATCAGATGAAAACATTTGGTGGATCTCTGTCTAATGAGAGACTTGTGCAAAAGGTTTTGATTAGTCTAAGTAAACCGTATGATCCTATTTGTTTGGTTATAGAAAATACAAAATGTATGGAGACTGTAGAATTGCAGGAG GGGAAGCCTAAATGCTACAATTGTGAAAAGTTTGGACACTGGGCTAGAAAGTGCACTGCAGGCAAACCAATGCAAAAGGCAAACAATGCTAATCAAGTAGAGGTGACAGGGAACTTATTCTTTGCCAATAGCACAATCTCTGGATCAGTTGTCAATGGTGAATGGTATATTTACAGTGGTTACATCAACCACATGACTGGAAATGAGAAGCTACTGGTTGATATAAGGACAAATGTGATAGGCAAAGTACAAATGCCAACTGGTGAGCTTATGAATGTAGTTGGAATGGGCACTCTAGTAATTGATACTAGCAAAGGCAGAAAGTACATCAAAGAAGTAATGTATCTACTTAGGTTGAAGGAGAACTTACTAAGTGTGGGATAG